The DNA window CTATGTCGGCGCCAGCGACCTCATCCCGGAGATCAATAAGACCAAAGGTCGACGCATTCCGCTGCTGGTGTTCTTGGGAATGTTGTTGTTTTATTTAGGGACGGTCATCGTCGGAGCACTTTGAATACGATTTTGCTCCGCCACACTCCGAACAGCCAGACTCCAATTTTGTCTTATTTTTGAACCCACATATTCACTAATGCTTCGAACTATGAAACTCAAGCTGTTTGCGATCCCCCTCATTGCTGCTGCCCTCATCGGCACCGGCTGCGGAAAGAAAGAAGATAAAGCACAAGAAGCTGCCGATGCTGCGCAGAAGGCGGCGCAGCAAATGGCGCAACAGACCGCGCCTGCTGCCGCTGGCGGTGCGCATACGCCCGGCGTAGTGATCCCGGCCAAGACGCTTGCCGGCGCACTCGTCGCGCCGTCTGGGTATACGATCGAAGGCGAGCCGGAAACCATGGAGATGGATCTCCAGGGACAGAAGTGGTCCCATGCGAATGCAACCTACAAGAATGGCGAGAAAACCATTAAGATCGGAATCTACGATTACAACTACATCACCGGTCTGAGCACGGCATACTCTGCCATGATGAATATGAACATGGAGTCGAACGACGAGTCGATGCATACCGACAAGATCGGCGGCTTTCCGGCGTGGGTCGATTGGAAGAAGAAGAGTAACCAAGGGACGATCGGCGTCATCGTCAACGACCGTGTGTTTGTCGTGACCGAGGGTCATACCGGCACAACACTCGACGAGATCAAAGCTGCCGCCTCGGGCATCAACTATTCCGCGATTGCTTCCGCCACGAAGTAACGGCCGAATTGTATCGTAGTAGCGCCGGCTGTTAGCCGGAGCCACTGCGTGACCAGTATCTATGATAGGACGGACTCTCAGTCCGTCCTATTGTGTTATTAGGCCGAACCAATTACCGCATGATTCGCCGTATACTCGCAACCATCGTGTTTCTTATCGCCACCGTGATCCTCTCGGTGCTGTCGATCCCGGCGGCGCTCGTCGATCGCAGCGGTCGGCTCTACTGTTCGATGGCCCGTGTATGGTCGCGGATATTTCTTACGTTGTTCGGGCTGCGTGTGGTCGTTCGTGGCGCCGGGCATCTTTCGAAATCCGAGCATTACATTTTCGCGGCTAATCACGCGAGCTATACCGACATTCCGGCCGTGTTTGTTGCGATCCCCAAAGATATTCGCCTCGTGCTTCGCCATACGCTGACGAAAATCCCAATCTGGGGTTGGTCGCTCTGGGCAAGTCCGTTTCTCATTATCGACCGCGGGAATGCGGTCAAGGCAAAACGCACGCTGAACGCAGCCGTCACAAAGATCAAAGCCGGCGCATCGGTGCTGCTCTTCCCCGAAGGGACACGCACGCACGATGGGAAGCTGCAAGCGTTCAAGCGCGGCGCATTTCATCTGGCCTACGAAAGCGGCGCGAACGTCGTACCGGTGCATATACACGGCACGTTCGATGTCCACAACCGCTTCGAGCGTCTGCCGAGATCGAACATGACCATTACCGTCACGATCGGCAAACCCCTCAGCGTCGATACGAGCATCGACGGCGACCGCAATCGCGAAATGGACCTCATGCAACGAACCGAAGAAGCGGTAAGGAAACTTATCCCGAATGTCACTAGTGATTGACGATGAGCAGCCCGTCCATCGATTCTTCTTGTGTGTGAACCCAAATATTGTAAGTTCCATCCGGGACATTCGTCAGGTCGATGGAATGCGAGTGCGCGCCTGCAGATTCAAATCCTTCATTGCGTGAAAGTACGAGTTTGCCAAGGACGTCTCGGATCTCGATTCTCACCATCGACGCGGAAGGCATGTGGTAACTGATCCCCAGACGCAAAGCGCACGGGTTAGGCCACAGAGTCAATACTTGACTCTGTGGTGTTTCTCCTCGTTCGACCCCTAGTTCTCGAAGAGAGTGCCTCCAGACTCCATAGCCCCAAAGGCCCACAAACAGTTCGCTGTCCGACTGGATGAGCGTCTTGCCATACGGGCCAGGAAGCCCATCGTCCATGCTCGTCCACAATGCACCATCATTGTTCGATCGATAGAGATACCCAAGGCCGGAGACGGCAAATACTGAACCACCGACGACACAAAAGTTGATCACAGATGAGTCGACCATCCCATTGAATGCGGCGGACCAGGTAGTCCCAAGATCGGATGATCGAAAAATCCCACCTTCCGTTCCTGCGAGCAGATACTGACCGCTGAACGCTACGGCGTTAACAGCACGTGAAGAGGCGACTCCAAGCTTCAATTGATATTCATGAGTCCAGCTTACTCCACGATCCACAGACACGTAGAGCCCATCGCGTGTCCCCACACAGATGGTGTCCCCCGAGATGCAGACTGATTCTGACCAACCCAGAACAACGGAGTCTGCCTGCCAGGAGCTCCCCTTGTCCGTCGAACGATATAGTCCGGCTGTCGTAGCTGCGAACAGTATGGAATCCCTGCTCGCAATTGAACTGACTGTCACATTGCTGAATGCAGGACCCGTGCGCACCCAAGTATTCCCGTCGTCAGAGGAACGGATGACTCCCTCTCTATGGGTCCCGGCGTAGAGATCGCCGTCGGCGGCAGCAAAGCAATAGACACCATCGAGTGACACGCTGCGACGAGTCGTGCTCCATGTATCTCCTCTGTCCGTTGAACGAAACACCGATCCATCAACGGCCCCTGCGATCAAGGTGCCATTTCGAGCATAAAGAGAGTATACGAATGTATTCCCAAGCCCGTCGTTACTTGTGTTCCAACCCCTACCCGTGTCCGAGGATCGGGCTATGCCGGAATTGTAGGTGCCTGCCAAAAGATTACCACCCGCAACTGCGACGGCTAATATGCTTTTGTCCTGCAACCCCAGAGTGTCAATCGCCCAAGAATCACCATTGTCGGTAGAAACAAATGGCCCGGATCTGGTGCCTACAATAAGCTTCGAACCAAGCGTTGCAAGTGCAGTCGGTCCGAGCAGATAAGGCCCAGTGCGAAGTTCTGCCCAAGTCTTGCCACTGTCATTTGACCTAAAGACGGAGTTGCTTGCTGTGAAGAGGCTTGTACCGACCCCCACAATGCTGTTCGTGTGCAGATTCGTCAATCCGGTATTCAAAGCGAGCCACGTATCTCCGTTATCCTCAGACGCAGCCACACCGCCCCCGTATAGACATGCATAAACCCGCTGGCCGAGAATGGCGAGTGCTCGAACATCAAGTTTCGTAAGTCCTGTACTGACAGATGTCCAGCTTGCACCATTATTTGTGCTGCGAAATACACCGTTGCTTCGAGTACCGGCAAACACCACGCCATCCTTTGCAGCGAGCGCTTGAACCAGTTCTCCCTCAAGCCCATCGCTTACCGAAACCCATGAAGCCCCATCGTCGGACGATCGGAAGAACCCGAAGTCCCCCGCGGCGTACACAAGTTGAGGTGTTGATGCCAAGGCACTGACACTACCTATCAGGAGGTTCGTTGCGCTCCGTGACCAACTCACGCCTCCGTCGACCGATCTAAATAGCCCTCCGCCGATCGTTCCTGCATAAACATCGGATCCCTTGACTGCAAAGCATACTACCCGGCCACCGTACGGTCCATTTGTCGGCAACCACTGCGCCATAGCGGTGCGGTGTCCAAACCCAATGATTCCACTCACGAAGAGCAAGAATATACTTACGGTGATTTTGCTTTGCATCCTTCTATGCGACTATGAAGTGCTATTTATAGAATCAACCTCGTCGTACTCCGTATTGTTACATCGCGATGCCCAGCTACACGCTCACTCTTCCCCCCCGCAGACGGCGTTAGCTATGGCTATGCTTTATATCTCCATTCTCTGCATAGACGGCGACGTACTCCTCGGCGACAAGGCCAAGCGTTTCCCATCCTGACTGACGTTCACCTATCCGGCACAGTAGCTTCCGTAGAGATACCCTACGAAGCCCGCGATGTCTCAATGCCGCACCACTAACGGCGTCTGCGAGATACTACCCCCAGCGTTGACCACGCAGCGATACATGCCCGACGCCAGGCCACTGAGGTCGAGTGTACAGTTTTGGTCTCCCGCTGCGCCGATCACATCGCGCATATATACCGCTCTGCCCACTGCATCGACAAGCCAGATCGTCGTGCCAGTGCCATTATCCTGCTGACCGATATGAATCGTCGTTCGTAGGTCGGCCGGGTTCGGCGAAACCGAAAGAAGAGGCGATGATTGCGATAGCGTCGTTCGCGGTACATCCAGTTGGAAGAACGAGCGGGTCCAGAGTCCGTAATTGTTTGAACTCAGGTAGAGCTTATCCCCGGTCAGCGCCATTCCGCCGATCGCCAGATTCGAATATGTGCCAAGAGTAATCTGTACCCACTCCTGGCCTTGATCGGTCGAGAACCAACCGGTGTACCACCCGCCGAGAAAGAGCGTCGTGCGATCGGGCGAAAACAACACGATGTAATTCGAATCGCCGAGTGGTGTCGCGATATGCGACCAGTTGGCACCGCGATCCGTCGTGCGGAATACACCGTTGTACTGTGAACTCACATACACTCCTTCTCGCGTAGCGACAAGTGAGGCGATATGCTCCCCCACCGTCCCGCTTCCGCTTGCAGCCCATGATGCGCCGTTATCCGTCGAAACAAACACGCCGCTGTTCGTCCCGACAAATATGGCCGTGTCGTCCGAAGCGAAGCAGATAAGCGTCTTCTTCGGCATCGTGCTGCTCACATCCGCCCATGTATTGCCGCCATCGGTGGAGCGATACATACTACTATCGAACAATCCCGCGAACAGGTTTTTCCCGGCCTCGCCGATGAATAGTGTCTGTGTGGGCGGTATGCCATTGTCACGTCGTTTCCATGTCGCGCCGGAATCGTCGGACCGGAAGATGTTCGTGTTGTTCGACGTGTACACTGTCCCGCTGCGTGTCGCAAACAAATTATATGGGGAGAGTAGCCCGGAGGTGTCCGGTGAACTGTAGATCCAATTCTGGCCCTCATCGACCGAACGGACCACCCCTCCATAGCCTGGCATGAGGAGCGTCGAGCCAAGCGAGGTAATCGGGCCCGTACCGTAGATCGACACGCCATAATGAACAGTATTCCAGTGCGCTCCGAAATCGCTCGATGCGAGGATCGTGCCTCCGGATATCGTCGCGGCGAACAGCAGTCCAGAACGTGCGGTGATCGCTGTGATCATGGTGTCCGGCACTCCGGTATTTGCCGATTCCCAACTCAGCCCTCCGTCGGTCGATCGGTACAACCCCGAGTCGCGTGTTGCCGCCACCACCGCATTTCCCGCATGCGCAAGCCCGATGACGGCTCGATTCCAAATTGTACTGTCGCTCCAGGTCGTGCCGCCATCAAGCGAGCGCATGACGCCGTCGCCTCGACCCACGATGATCGTATCACCCGCAATATTGATCGCATTTACAAGATATTCGGTTGGGCGGATGAACGTCCAATGCGCTCCGCGATCGAGCGACCGATAGATCCCGCCGTTGAGCCCAGCGTATGCGAACGCGAACACGCGGTCGCCGTCGGCCGCCAGCGATACCACACCGCGGTATGCGATCCCTGTATTCACCGGCGTCCAGTGTGCGCCAAGATCGGTCGAGCGATACACGCCGCTATCGCGCAAGCCACAGTAGATCACCGTGCCGCTCGAAGCAAGCGCGGTCACCGAATATTGTGAAAGGCCGCTGCTGGCGCCCGACCAACTATTTCCCTGATCGCTCGAACGAAAGACGCAATCCGTCGGGGCCACCAACGACGAGCCGTCGGAGCCGGCGAATACTGTAGAGCCGATCGTCGCAATGCAGGTGAAGCCCAGAGGCATTCCATAATTCCAGGTCGGTACCCTGACCCAATACCTGCCATTGTCGTTCGAGCGGTAGATACCGTTATTGGTCGAAGCGTACAGGACGCCTCCCGTCCCTACAAGTCCGTTCACGGTCCCGAAGAAACCGACCGGCTGCCACTGGGCCTCGACGGTGGTGGTCAGAGTGAAGCTGCTGAGAATGAACAGAATGAGTATTGTGCGTTTTGACATCTGTTAGCGGATGGTACGTCACTATAAACTCCCAAGCATACCCGATGTTACAACGGGGGCCGGGGCACCGAGGGAATTTGCGAATAATCTTCCGGCCCGTTATCGTGTTACGATTGCCTATGTTGCAGATCCTGATCCCAACGCCCACAGGTGCATCCATCGCGATCGGTGGGGGCACCGAACGCTTCCCTGTGATTGCCGGACCATGCGTCGTCGAGTCGTACGACGTGCTCTCGGCGGTCGCCGAGAAGCTCGCGGCGATCCAAACGAAGCTCCCCGTCGATTTTATTTTCAAATCGTCCTACCGCAAGGCCAACCGCACCAGCGGCTTGAGCTTTACAGGGATCGGCGACGTTGCCGCACTCGGTTTGCTGGAGCAGATCAAGAAGACCTACGGCTTCCCGATCCTGACCGACGTGCATCTGCCCGACGAGGCCGCGCTCGCGGCGCAAGTCGCCGATGTGCTGCAGATCCCCGCATTCCTCGCGCGGCAATCCGATCTGCTCGAAGCTGCGGCAGCAACCGCGAAGATCATTAATATCAAGAAGGGACAGTTCATGTCGCCCGAAGATATGAAGTTTGCGCGCGAAAAAGTGGTGGCCGCAGGGAATCCGAATGTCACAGTAACCGAGCGTGGAACGACATTTGGATATGGCGATCTTATCGTCGATTTTCGTTCGCTCCCCGTCATGCGCGAGTTCGGCTCGCCGGTGATCTTCGACGCGACGCATAGTGTGCAGCGCCCCAGCCAACACGGCAAGTCGGGCGGCGCACGCGAATTTATTCCGCCGCTGGCACGTGCAGCCATGGCCGTCGGCATCGACGGGATGTTTATCGAGACGCATCCGAACCCGGCCGAAGCCAAGAGCGATGCCGCGACGCAGTTGCCGCTCGGCGAGTTGGAAGGATTGCTTACTTCGCTGATCTCGATCCGAAATGCACTGTGATACCGTAGGGGCGATGCTTGCGTCGCCCGCGCTTTCGTACACCACCGACCACGGGCGATGTATTACTCTACTCAATAATAGATCGTGATACACTTTCCGCGCTCGCTCACGACTGCCGAACTCGAGTTCGTTCGTTGGATTCTTCCAGCCGAATGCGAAACCTATCGCCTTGCGCTCGAACGAATCGAGAACGATATCATTGTCGGCGAAGGCCGATGGGGACACGGCGATTTGATGATGGGCAACCAGGGCGCCGAACTCGACCTCTCGCTCGGTATGGCGCCGGTCGTTGCGTACGGCGAATGCCACACGCGCGGTGGCGGTTCGATCTCGATCAGCGTGCACGATCCGAATCCGGACAATCTGATCGAGGTGCAATTCAGCGGCCAGTGGCCGATCCCGGACGACATTGAAGTAACTTCGGGCTGGACGTATTCGTACTGGAAACCCGGCATGCCGTGCCCGGCGACTGGTGAAATAGTACGCGAGGTCGTGCTGACCGACTCGAATCTGCATCCGCTCTATACGCTTGCGATCTCGACAGCCAAGCATGTTGTATGGCTGCATCACCATACGACTGGGTTCAATCAAATGATCGCTGTCACCGGTTTTGCCGACGAAGTGTTCCGCACGCATCAGATCCGGGATGCAAAACTCGTAACGCAGCCTGCGAAAATGTTCGAAACGCTTGCGGAATATTCCGACAGCGATTTGCGGCATGCGCTCTTAGAACAGAATTCGATTGCGAGCCGTAAATTTGATGCGGGCAAGATCGCGCTTCCGCCCGAGCGGGTGAAGCCGTCGATCATCGGAAAGTTATTCACCCGGCACAAGTAGCATCGCGCCACGCCGGGGCTACACGAATACTATTACAGTGCATACAGAGCGTACCCGATCGTTATTCGAATCTGCGAAACGCACATTCCGCATCGAGTCCGAGACCATCGCGCAAACGATGGCATCGCTCGACGAACTCGATTTCGCACGCGCATGCGAGCTGATGCTTGCCTGTAGCGGCCGTGTGGTGGTCAGCGGCATGGGCAAATCGGGCCATATCGCCCGCAAGATCGCCTCGACGCTCACTTCGACCGGCACGCCTGCCATCTTCTTGCATCCGGCGGAAGCGTCGCACGGCGACATCGGCCTCTTGCAGCGCGGCGATATATTGCTTATGCTCTCGAAGAGCGGCGAGTCCGACGAGCTGGCGCCCGTCCTCTCGGCGGCGAACGAACGGCAGGTTCCGATCATCGCGATCACTTCGAATGCACGTTCGCAGCTTGCAAAGGCCGCACGCGACGGCGGCGGTGCGACACTCTTCGCCATCGTCAAAGAAGAAGCGTGCCCGCACGATCTGGCGCCGACATCGTCAACAACGGCGCAGCTTGTCATCGGCGATGCAATCGCCGTTGCGTTGCTCGAGGCGCGCAATTTCACGAGCGACGACTTCGCACGATTGCATCCCGGCGGCGCACTCGGCCGCAGACTGACGATGACTGTGCGCGATCTGATGTCGAGCGGCGCGGACATTCCGATCGTTACTCGCGAGACGCCGCTGCCGGCCGTCATGCTCGAAATCTCCGGCAAGAGATTAGGAGCCGCATGTGTCGTCGACCGTACGAACTCGCTCGTCGGCATTGTCACCGATGGCGACTTGCGGCGATTCTTCCAGCGGCAGGAACTGGTCGATGTGCGCACCGTGACCGCAGGCGACCTCATGAGCCAGACGCCGAAAACTACGTCTGCCGATACACTCGCCATCGAAGCGCTCCACCACATGGAAGACCCGTCGCCGAAAGTGATGCAGCTTCCGGTGCTCGATGAACATGGGCATGTCGTGGGGCTCATTCATCTGCATGAAATCGTCAGAGTCGGGATCGCGTGAACACTGTGCACACAGAGTGTCAGCCTGAATCTAAGGCTGAGAATTCGTTGAGACCCACCTCACGGGTTGCAATGCGCCGCTACACATGCTTCGGGCGGCTGCCGATGGCAATTTCTCTGGGAATCTCATGCCGCTTATGCGTTCTGGCAATGATCGTGCTCTTATTCTCTTGCACCAGCGGCGAAGTCACACCGCCGAAATCCGCAACGATCGCCGAACAGGAAGGCCCGACACAAATCGGCACCGATACACGCGTGACATTTTCGAGCGACGGCAAAGTTCGTGCAGTGCTCAATGCCAAAGGCGTTCGCATCTGGGAGCGCCAACGCTACACGAAGCTCGATTCGTCGGTACGCGTCGATTTCTTCGATAAAGAGAACAAACGTTCGAGCGTGCTTACCTCTCGTCGCGCGTTTATCAACGACAACACGAAGAATATGACGGCATACGATTCCGTCAAGATCACGAGCGATTCCGGCACCGTGGTTATCACCGACTCGTTGCTTTGGGATAATCAAACCCATGAGATCCGCTCCGACGCATTCGTGCGCATCACGGAAAAGAACGGCCGTGTCACCAACGGCCACGGCTTCGTCAGCGACCAGGACATGACGAACTACCACATCCTCCGCCCCATCATCGACGCTCCGGCCTCGGCCTACCAAAACCCGAACGCCCAGGCCCCACTCTCGACACCGATCAAGCCTGGCTTTGGAAACTGAGCAGAACGTGGGGAGAATGTTAAATGTAAAATGTAAGATGTAAAATGTAAAATTGGAATGCAGTATCGCTTAATTTTACATTTTACATCTTACATTTTACATTCTGCACGCCACATTCCGTATTTTACATTCGAATTTCCTGCCACATTCCGGACTCAATTCGTGTTAGATTCGCCCCCAAATGCAATCGAAACTTCTTACCGGACTGAACCCTGCGCAGGCGGCCGCTGTCAGCGGCTCCGACGGACCGACGATGGTTGTCGCCGGCGCCGGCTCGGGCAAAACGCGCGTCCTGACGCATCGCATCGCCTACTTGCTCGAGCGCGGCATTCGTCCGTGGGAAATTCTTTCGCTGACCTTTACTAACAAGGCCGCCGGCGAAATGAAGGAGCGCATCGCGCATCTGGTCGGCGCAGACCTGACGGCCGATTTGTGGATGGGTACGTTCCATTCGGTCTTCGCCCGAATTCTCCGTCGTCATGCCGAACTACTCGGCTACACCCAAAGTTTTTCGATCTACGACACCGACGATACGCTTGCGCTGATCAAGCGTACAATGGAGCGGCTCAATATTCCGCGCGATCAGTTCAATCCCAACGCCGTCCGAAGCCGCATTTCGTCGCTGAAGAACAATCTCATCCGCCCCGAAGAGTTTTCGCTGATGGCGCATGACTTCTTCAGCGAGAAAATCGCGGAAATATATCCGGAGTATATCAAAGGACTCAAGGAATCGAACGCGATGGACTTCGACGATCTGCTTGTAAAGACGATCGAGCTCTTCGTCCATCATCCCGAAGCGCTCGAGATGTACAAGCGTCGCTTTCGCTATGTGCTTGTCGACGAGTATCAGGATACCAACCGGGCGCAGTACATGGTCATCAAGCTGCTCGCCGACGAACACCGCAATCTGACGGTCGTCGGCGACGATGCCCAGTCGATCTACGCGTTTCGCGGCGCCGACATCAAGAATATTCTCGACTTCGAGAAAGATTATCCCGACGTCAAGACGTTTCGTCTGGAACAGAATTACCGTTCGACCGGCAACATCCTCGCCACTGCCGATACGCTGATCAAGCACAACAAGAAACAGATCGCGAAGACGCTCTTTACCGATAATCCGAAGGGCGACCCGGTTCGGGTGGTCGAATGCTCGGACGAACGCGAAGAAGGGGCGTTCATCGTTCGCTCGATCGAAGACGAGATCCGCAAAGAACGCTACGGGCTCAACCAGTTTGCGGTGCTCTACCGCACCAACGCACAAAGCCGCGCACTCGAAGATGCATTCCGCCGACAGGGCATCCCGTACATCATTATCGGCGGCGTCGCGTTCTACAAGCGAAAAGAAATCAAAGATGCGCTCGCATACATTCGCCTGCTTGTCAATCCGGCAGATAACGAATCGGTGGTGCGCGTCATCAACTTTCCCGCGCGCGGCATCGGCGAGACCACACTCAAGCGTGTGCTCGAATTCGCCCGCGAGAGCGGTACCTATGTGCTCGATATTCTCGGTCAGGCAGAACAGATTCCGGGCATCATGCCGCGCCTCGTCGGGAAACTACAGGGTTTTCATAATCTCATCGAGAAGTATCGCAAGGTTCGCAACGAACTCAGCCCCAGCGAACTGCTCCGTTCGCTCATCGACGAAACGGGCATGCTTGCGGAGCTCAAACTCGAGAACACCCTCGAGTCGCTCGCACGCTATGAGAACTTGCGCGAATTTCTGTCGGCAATCACCGATCACTTCACCGAAAAGCCCGATGCGACGATCGAGTCCTTCCTCGAAGAGATCTCGCTTGTGAGCGACATCGATAATGTGGACGGTTCGAAGAATGCCGTCACGCTCATGACGCTGCATGCGGCCAAAGGACTGGAATTTCCGGTCGTGTTCGTCACAGGCCTCGAAGAAGGGCTCTTCCCGAATCCGAACACATCGTTCGACGATTTTTCGATCGAAGAAGAGCGCCGTCTGCTCTACGTCGGCATCACGCGCGCGATGAAGAAGTGTTTTCTGACCTACGCGAAGAACCGGCTGAAATACGGCGAGTATTCCTCCGCAATGGCGTCGCGTTTTCTCGACGAAGTGAGCGAATCCGAAAGCGTCGAACTCACGACGAGTTACGGTTCGCACGTCTCGTCGCTTCGCAGCCGCACCACATCGAGCGATACCGATTTCGTCACTAACTCTCCGGTCTTCAACCGTTCGGCGACGATCGGCAACCGTACGTTCGGTACGAAGAAATATCCGTCGAAGACCTACGGCTCCTCTCCCGCGTCTCGTTCACCCTATGCGCAGGAGGATGCGCCGAGCGAGTATTCGCAGGTCGAATCGGACGGTCAGGTACTGCGTCGCGGGGTACGCGTCTCGCACGAGATTTTCGGCGAGGGCCGCGTGATCGAAGTCAGCGGCAAAGGCGACCAGGCCAAAGCCGTCGTCGATTTCGAAGGCCGAGGCCGAAAGAACCTGATGCTGAAGTTCGCGAAGCTGCGAGTCTTATAAAAGCAAGGGGCGCCGACTACTGTCGGCGCTACCGGTGGGGTACTCATTCTGATCAACCATCCTGCCTCGTCTCGAACTCTACCGCCGAGCGATTGTTCTGTAGCACTCGGATTTATCATCCACCATTGCCATGACGCATTTCGAGGCTCCCCGCTTTCGAACGGTCTCACTGTTGTGTTTCCTTGCGATCTTCGTTGTTGCTATTTCGGGCAGCCGAGCCCAGACGCTGCCGTTCCCATCGACCGGACAGAATATGGACTTCGAAGACGATTCGCTCATGCACTTCCCCCTTCGCGGGTGGTTCACCCCTGCAAAAGAGTACATGCCGAATTACGCGGCAACGATCTCGAAGACATCGCCGTCTCACGGGGTGCAGTGTGCGCGGATCGCGAGCGTCGCACCGCCGAACCCGGGCGAGTTCGGCAACCTGATGCAGACGATCGACGCGAAGCCCTATCGCGGGAAAGTTGTTCGGTTTCGGGCAGCGCTTCGTACCGACGGATCGACAACGTGTTATGCACGGCTCTGGATGCGCGTTGACCGCAGCAAGCAACGCACCGGGTTCTCCGACAACATGTCCGATCGCCGCGTCAATAGCTCGACGTGGCGCAGCTACGACATTATCGGACGGGTTGATACCGATGCGGTCGTCATCAATATCGGGTGCATGCTCAATGGCAGCGGCGAAGCATATATCGACGATGCACACTTCGATATCGTCGAAGCGGATAGCATGCTCTTTGCTCGTCAAGAGGCGAAGCCGCTCACGCCTCGGGGCCTCGAGAACCTCGTCGCGTTCGCAAAATTATACGGATACGTTCGGTTCTTTCATCCGAGCGACGGTGTTGCCGACGCGAACTGGAATATCATCCCGATCAACGGCGTTCGTGCTGTCGAAGACGCGCCGGACGCTGCAACACTTGCAACGAGACTGCAAACGTTCTTCGCCCCGGTTGCCCCGTTGCTTCGAGTGTTTGCAAACGAGAAGCCGGCGGCCACTCCACCAGAGCTTGCACATCCATCGGACACGGATGTTGCCATCGCATGGCTGCATCACGGCGTCCGTCTTCTCGGCGACGGCAACATGTATAATAGCCGCCGCGTATCGGCTGACGAATTCACCGGCCGCACGGCGACCGAAGGCGCGTACGGCGGTCTGACCCAGACTGTTAATGCTTCATCGCTGCGCGGACAACATGTCACATATTCGGTCTATACACATTCGGGCTTCGGAAGTCATGAAGTCCCGGTCGAGTTCGCCATCCGAGTCGCCAGCCACGGCGCATTCAACGAGACACCACTCGAGCATACGCTCGTCGTGCCATCGCCGCAATGGCAGCGAGTAAGCGTCTCTGCAACGATACCGGTCGATGCAGACAGCATCAGCGTCTCGGCTCGCATCTACGCCGCGACGGGCGTATATTACGATGACGAAGCGCTCTGCATCGGCGATAGTGTCACGCCGGAGCATCCGAATCTGTTGCTCAACGGCAGTTTCGAAGAAGGCTGGAAACATTGGGACGGCTCGCCGACGAACGATTACGTCGAAGATATTCGTACCGGAGAGCATTTCAGCGGCATGGCCGCCGCGTTCTCGACAGTCTCGCAAGCGGTGAAGCATACAAGTGCATTCCCGAGCACCACGCCTGCTCGCTATGACCTTGGCGCAGGCGTATCTTGTCTGTTGCCGATCGCAT is part of the Bacteroidota bacterium genome and encodes:
- a CDS encoding 1-acyl-sn-glycerol-3-phosphate acyltransferase; its protein translation is MIRRILATIVFLIATVILSVLSIPAALVDRSGRLYCSMARVWSRIFLTLFGLRVVVRGAGHLSKSEHYIFAANHASYTDIPAVFVAIPKDIRLVLRHTLTKIPIWGWSLWASPFLIIDRGNAVKAKRTLNAAVTKIKAGASVLLFPEGTRTHDGKLQAFKRGAFHLAYESGANVVPVHIHGTFDVHNRFERLPRSNMTITVTIGKPLSVDTSIDGDRNREMDLMQRTEEAVRKLIPNVTSD
- the lptC gene encoding LPS export ABC transporter periplasmic protein LptC, with product MAISLGISCRLCVLAMIVLLFSCTSGEVTPPKSATIAEQEGPTQIGTDTRVTFSSDGKVRAVLNAKGVRIWERQRYTKLDSSVRVDFFDKENKRSSVLTSRRAFINDNTKNMTAYDSVKITSDSGTVVITDSLLWDNQTHEIRSDAFVRITEKNGRVTNGHGFVSDQDMTNYHILRPIIDAPASAYQNPNAQAPLSTPIKPGFGN
- a CDS encoding UvrD-helicase domain-containing protein; the protein is MQSKLLTGLNPAQAAAVSGSDGPTMVVAGAGSGKTRVLTHRIAYLLERGIRPWEILSLTFTNKAAGEMKERIAHLVGADLTADLWMGTFHSVFARILRRHAELLGYTQSFSIYDTDDTLALIKRTMERLNIPRDQFNPNAVRSRISSLKNNLIRPEEFSLMAHDFFSEKIAEIYPEYIKGLKESNAMDFDDLLVKTIELFVHHPEALEMYKRRFRYVLVDEYQDTNRAQYMVIKLLADEHRNLTVVGDDAQSIYAFRGADIKNILDFEKDYPDVKTFRLEQNYRSTGNILATADTLIKHNKKQIAKTLFTDNPKGDPVRVVECSDEREEGAFIVRSIEDEIRKERYGLNQFAVLYRTNAQSRALEDAFRRQGIPYIIIGGVAFYKRKEIKDALAYIRLLVNPADNESVVRVINFPARGIGETTLKRVLEFARESGTYVLDILGQAEQIPGIMPRLVGKLQGFHNLIEKYRKVRNELSPSELLRSLIDETGMLAELKLENTLESLARYENLREFLSAITDHFTEKPDATIESFLEEISLVSDIDNVDGSKNAVTLMTLHAAKGLEFPVVFVTGLEEGLFPNPNTSFDDFSIEEERRLLYVGITRAMKKCFLTYAKNRLKYGEYSSAMASRFLDEVSESESVELTTSYGSHVSSLRSRTTSSDTDFVTNSPVFNRSATIGNRTFGTKKYPSKTYGSSPASRSPYAQEDAPSEYSQVESDGQVLRRGVRVSHEIFGEGRVIEVSGKGDQAKAVVDFEGRGRKNLMLKFAKLRVL
- the kdsA gene encoding 3-deoxy-8-phosphooctulonate synthase translates to MLQILIPTPTGASIAIGGGTERFPVIAGPCVVESYDVLSAVAEKLAAIQTKLPVDFIFKSSYRKANRTSGLSFTGIGDVAALGLLEQIKKTYGFPILTDVHLPDEAALAAQVADVLQIPAFLARQSDLLEAAAATAKIINIKKGQFMSPEDMKFAREKVVAAGNPNVTVTERGTTFGYGDLIVDFRSLPVMREFGSPVIFDATHSVQRPSQHGKSGGAREFIPPLARAAMAVGIDGMFIETHPNPAEAKSDAATQLPLGELEGLLTSLISIRNAL
- a CDS encoding KpsF/GutQ family sugar-phosphate isomerase produces the protein MASLDELDFARACELMLACSGRVVVSGMGKSGHIARKIASTLTSTGTPAIFLHPAEASHGDIGLLQRGDILLMLSKSGESDELAPVLSAANERQVPIIAITSNARSQLAKAARDGGGATLFAIVKEEACPHDLAPTSSTTAQLVIGDAIAVALLEARNFTSDDFARLHPGGALGRRLTMTVRDLMSSGADIPIVTRETPLPAVMLEISGKRLGAACVVDRTNSLVGIVTDGDLRRFFQRQELVDVRTVTAGDLMSQTPKTTSADTLAIEALHHMEDPSPKVMQLPVLDEHGHVVGLIHLHEIVRVGIA